Sequence from the Clostridium botulinum genome:
GAAGATTTAGATTTCCTTGAATCAGCTCCAGGTAAAGTAAGATCTAAGGCATATGACTTAGTACTAAATGGTGAGGAATTAGGTGGAGGTTCTATAAGAATTCATGATATGGAACTTCAACAAAGAATGTTTAAAGCATTAGGATTTACTGAAGAACAAGCATGGGAAAGATTTGGATTCTTATTACAAGCATTTAAATTTGGTCCACCACCACATGGTGGATTAGCATTTGGTTTAGATAGAATGATAATGTTCTTAGCAGGAACAGAAAACATTAAAGATGTTATTGCATTCCCGAAAAATCAAAATGCATATTGTTATTTAAGTGAAGCACCAAATATAGCTGATGAAAAACAATTAACTGAGCTTGGAATTGGAATACTTCCAAAACAAGAAAAGCAAGAACAAGAATAATATAAATTTAAAGCACATCATAATTAATTTTATGATGTGCTTTTTTACATATAAGAATTTACTTAATGTTTTTGAGAATTGTTTAACCACGAACTCCAAGTGGTATCAAAATTACCATTTACATCTTTGCAATAATTATAAAATTGATTTAGAAAATTAATGCGATCACTTGATGAAAATTCAATTATTTCCTTTTCATCAAAATTAGCTAAAGCAAATTGTCTCTTTATAATTTCATCAGAAGTAGCATTGTTATAATTTTTTATCATATCGTACATAATCATAAAAGTTGTTGTTCTCCCAAAGCCTGCTTTACAGTGAAAGTGTAACCAATTCTCTTTTGAACATTCTTTTACAATATTTATAAAACAATCTACCATTTCATTTGTAGGTAGTTTTGTATCTGTTACTGGAACTCTTGAATAATTCAGAGAGTAAGCTTTTGTAAGCTGTTTTTCAGATAAAACTTCTTTTGGAACTACATTTATTTCTGGATGATTATAAAAAGTTAATGGGGTATTCAATTTTATGCTTTTTAAATCCTTTTTTTCTGTAAATGTTACTGCTGATTTGCTAAGACCTAAATTAGCATCATTTTTTTCATTTGCAAAACTAATAGGGAATTGATTTACAAATCCATGAGATTCTTGTCTTAAATCAATGACTAATATAGGAAGCTTACTATCTATAGATTTTGTTAAAATATCTAAATTATCTTTAGAAAATTGTTGACTTCCAGAGGTATTTAGAGTTTCTAATCCTTTTAAATTTAAAGAGGAGTTATTTTTTATATTTGTTAGATTAGAAGTAGTTCTAAAATTACTTGGAATTTTATTTGTTCTTAAATTATCAACTACAATGTGTACATCACTTTTGTTATTGGGTTCGTTAAATGCTAAAGCTATATTAAAGTTTAAAAAGAATGAAGAAAAAATAGTAATTAATAATAGCATTGGAATATATAATTTGAGTTTTGCTTTTTTGTACATTAAAAATCACCTCATTTTATTAATTAAGATTTATCGTATAAACTTAATATGTCTCATAAAAACAATTTATATTCAAAAGATTAACAAGGGTAGTTAAAAATACAAATGTGAATTTAAGAATAAAATGCACTTTTATGGTATAATACTTGAATAAATTATTAAAAAAGTGAGGGGGAAAGGGGCATGTTTGGGACTATAGTAAACTGCATATGTATAATAGTTGGATGCTTAATAGGATTGCTTTTAAAAGGAAAACTGAGTGATAAAATTGGTTCCACAATAATGAATGGTCTAGCTTTGTGTGCACTTTATATTGGGATAGCAGGATCTTTAAAAGGTGACAATACTTTACAAATAATTATTTGTATTGCTATAGGGTCACTTATAGGAGAAATTATTGATATTGATAAACATCTAAATTATTTAGGTAAAATTATAGAAAGTAGGTTAAGTTATAAAAGTATAAGCAAAAAAGAAAATTTAGGCAAAGTTTCTATTGCTGAAGGGTTTGTTACAGCAAGCTTATTATTTTGTGTTGGTGCCATGGCTATAGTAGGAGCATTGGAAAGTGGATTAAAAGGTGATTATACAATTTTATTTGCTAAATCAGTATTAGATGGAGTTTCAGCTATTGTTTTCACTTCTTCATTAGGAATAGGTGTTATGTTATCTTCTATAGTGGTTTTTATTTATCAGGGAATAATAACTATATTAGCAGGGTGTATCTCTACACTATTAAATGATGTGATTATAGCTAATATGTCAGTTGTAGGAAGTATTTTAATTATTGGGTTATCATTTAATATACTTGGTGTAACAAAAATTAGAGTTGCAAACATGATTCCAGCTATATTTATACCAATAATATTTGGACTTTTTTAAAATTACATAGTATTATTAAGTAATAATAAGTTTTGATTAGATAGAATTGATCATAAATATTTAGAGTTGTTTTAGAGAAATACTTATACTAGGATATAATAATTATTTTAAACATAGCAAAATACTAAGGAGGATTAAGTTTAATGTTCGAAAATACTAATAAAAAAAGAAGTACTATAGATGTAAGTGAAATAGATGATTTATTAGGAAAGATAGAATTGATAGATATAAGAGAGCCATTTGAATATAGAATAGGAAGTATTAAGACATCTAAAAATATACCAATGCATGATTTGCTAGATAATACAGATGAATATTTAGAAAAAAATAAAGAATATTATTTGATATGTAGATCTGGAGCAAGAACAGCAAGCGTATGTATTGATCTAAGAGAAAAAGGTTTTGATGTTATAAATGTTTATGGTGGAATGGTATCTTATGATGGAAATCAATTAAATGATTAGATATTAAAATAATAAGTTATCTCAAATTTTAATGTTGAGGTAACTTATTTTATTTATTACTTGAAAAATATTTACAATAGGAATATAATCTAATTAAGCAAATACTTAATTAGATTATATAAGAGGTCTTTATGAATAATTTTATAAATTTATTTAAAGCAATAGCTGATGAAACAAGAGTAAATATATTGATATTATTATCTAAAAAAAATATGTGTGCAAAAGGCATTGCAAAACACTTAGAAATAAGTGAAGCTGCTGTTTCTCAACATATAAAGATATTGAAAGAATCACAACTTATAATTGGATATAAAATAGGATATTATATCATTTATGATTTAAATGAAGAGAGAATAAATGATGCTATTAAATTTTTAAATTTAATAACTAATAGCGATAATATCTCAATAAGCTTAAATTATAAAGATAAGAATTATAAAGTAGGATCTCTTATGTGTTTATCAAATTGCAAAAACAAAAAATGTTCTAAAACAGAATTAGTTAAGGAGGAATTGACAATGAAAGTATGTTTTCCAGTAAAATCAAATGAAGGTGTAAATAGTGCTCCATACAATCATTTTGGTACAGCACCACTATTTATAATATGTGATACTGAAACTAATGAAGTTAAAGCATTAAATAATGGTGACCTAGGTCATGAACATGGTAAATGTCAACCTATAAAAGCATTATCAGGTGAAATTGTAGATGCAGTAATAGTAGGCGGAATAGGAAGAGGAGCTATTACAAAACTTAATTCTATGGGAATTAAAGTTTTTAAAGCAATAGAAGGAAATGTTAACGAAAACTTAGAAGCATATAAAAAAGGTGAGTTAACAGAATTTCCAACTAATCACACATGCAGTCATGATGGTTGCGGACATTAAAAATATTAAAAATGAATTGTTTCATTTAAGTGATGATACAATAACAATAAAAATGGATATAAAAAGTTTATTCGTTTTTAGGGATTGACTCATAACAAAAAAAGTATTGATAATTTTATTTATCAATACTTTTTTGTTTGCTATAATTTATGAACTTCATATAAATTGCTAAGTTATATTTGGGTAAATTAAGTATGTTATATATTAAACCGTCTGCTTTTTCTAATACTACAAAAAATAAAAATCATATGGTAAAAGTTGCATAGAAACATTATAATATAATGAAAGACAATAGTATTATTAGCAATTATATGCAATAAGGGGGAATAAAAATGAAAAAAGTTAGAATAGCACTACTAGGATTGGGGAATGTTGGTCGTGGTGTTTGTATGATTTTAAATTCTAATAAAGAAGAAATAATGAAACGTTCAGGTTATGAAGTTGAAATTGCTAAAATCCTTGTAAGAGATGTAAGTAAAGCAAGAGGCGTTGAAGTTTCAGAAGAACTAATAACTACAGATTTTGATGAAATATTAAATGATGATTCTATAAAAATAGTTCTTGAAATTATGGGAGGCATAGATCCGGCTAAAGAATATATGATAAAGTGCATGAATGCAGGAAAACATATTGTAACAGCAAATAAGATGCTGATTGCAACACATGGAGATGAACTCTTTGAAAATGCTGATAGTAATGGAGTTATGTTTAAATATGAGGCGAGTGTGGCAGGAGGAATTCCAATAATAAACGGTATAGATGAAAGTTTGACTGCAAATAAAATAAAAGAATTATATGGAATTATAAATGGTACTACAAATTATATTTTAACTAAAATGGAATGTGATGGATTTGGGTTTGATGAAGCTTTAAAAGAAGCACAGGAAAAAGGTTATGCAGAAGCAGATCCTACATCTGATATAGATGGTTATGATGCTCAATACAAATTAGCAATACTTTCATCATTAGCATTTGGAACAAAAGTTGATGTAGATAATGTTTATCGAGAAGGAATAACTAACATAAAGCCTATAGATATGGAATATGCAAAAGAATTTAAAATGGTTATTAAATTACTTGCAATTGTAAAAGAAGTGAATGGAAAACTTGAATTAAGAGTTCATCCAACTATGATACCTAAAAAACATCCACTAGCTAATGTGTACGACTCATTTAATGCTGTGTTTGTAAAAGGAAATGCAGTTGGTGATTTAATGTTTTATGGTAGAGGAGCAGGAGATTTGCCAACAGGTAGTGCTGTGGTTAGTGATGTTATTTCTATATTGAGAAGTAATGTTGATTTAGAAAACTATAATTCAGTAGTGAAAAATAATTTATGGGATAGAGAAATATCAGATATTAAAGATGTTGAAAGTAAATTTTATATTAGAGCAACTGTCTTAGATGAATCAGGAGTCTTAGGAGAAATAACTGCTATTTTAGGAAAACATAATGTTAGTTTAAGATCAGTTATTCAAAAAGGTGAAGAAAACGGAAAAGGTCAAGTAACAATAGTTTTAGTTACACATAAAACAACTCAAGCTCAAATATATAGTTCTTGCAATGAAATATCTAATTTAAGTTCTGTAAATAAAATAGATAATATAATAAGAATAGAGGATTTTAAAGAGTAGATTAAAAAGCCAGCTTTAGATGATATGCTTTCTTTATAGTTGCAGTTTTATTATTTTAACTGTCTACTATAAAAATATCATATCAATATGGCTGGCTTTTTTTATTTTTAAGCAAAGAGTATGTATTAAGAAAATATAAATAAAAAAATGATAAAAATAATACTTATTATAAAGTTTAAAGCTCAATTATTTAAAAAAAGTATTTTATTAATTAACAATTTATTAATAAAGGAGAGTAGATAAGCATAATAATAGATATAGAATGAGTGATGCTAATAAAGTTAAAAAAATAACAATGTTGACAACTTTATACAAGTGTGTAATAATAAAAACATCAAAAGAAAACGTTTGTATAGAGGGTGAACAATGAATAATATTAAAGAATTACTAGAAGAAAATCCAATAATAGCAGCAGTAAAAGATATGAAACAATTAAACGTAGCATTAGAATCCTCAGCTGAAATAATTTTTGTATTATTTGGAGACGTAATGAACATTAAAGAAATTAGTGAATTAATAGTTTCCAAAGGTAAAGTAGGCGTGATTCACATTGATTTAGTAGAAGGTTTTACAAATAGAGAAGTTGTTATAAAGTTCTTAAAACAAGAAACTAAATTCAAAGGAATTATTAGTACGAAACCTCAAGTAGTAAAGATAGCAAAAAATTATGGATTAGTAGCAATACAAAGGGTATTTATATTTGATACTTTATCATTAAAAAATGCAGAAAATCATTTAGTGGTAGATTGCGATGCATTAGAAGTATTACCAGGAGTTATTCCAAAAGTTATAGAAATTATCTCAAAAAAATCAAATGCACCAGTTGTTGCAGGGGGGCTGATTGAGACCAAAGAAGATGTTATGTTAGCCCTAAGTTCAGGTGCAACATGTGTCTCAACAACTAGAAATGAAATATGGAATATGTAGACTTTAGATTTAGTTAGTATAGTCTTATAAAGCAAAAAAACTTTATGTGACTTTATTTATAAAAATTTATTTATTTATTGAGAGGATTGGTGAATTAAATGGGTAAATATGTTGTAGCGTTAGATCAAGGAACTACAAGTTCAAGAGCTATTATTTTCGACAAGGAACAAAATATAGTAGGTGTAAGCCAAAAAGAGTTTACACAAATATATCCACATGAAGGTTGGGTAGAACATAATCCACTAGAAATATGGTCAAGCCAATATGGAGTACTTCAAGAAGTATTAGCAAAAACTAACATTACTGCGGATGAAATATCAGCTATAGGTATAACAAATCAAAGAGAAACTACAATTGTATGGGATAAAAATACAGGAGAACCTGTTTACAATGCTATAGTATGGCAATGTAGAAGAACTGCTGGTATAGTAGATGAATTAAAGAAAGATGACGAATTTGCTGAATATGTAAAAGCAAATACAGGATTATTATTAGATGCTTACTTCTCAGGAACTAAAATCAAATGGATTTTAGATAATGTTGAAGGAGCAAGAGAAAAAGCTGAAAAAGGCGATTTATTATTTGGTACAGTTGATACATGGCTAGTTTGGAAGCTAACAAATGGTAAGGTTCATGTAACCGACTACACTAATGCTTCTAGAACTATGTTATATAATATAAAAGAATTAAGATGGGATGAAAAAATCATCAATAAATTAGGAATACCAACTTCTATGTTACCAGAAGTTAAGAATTCTTCAGAAGTTTATGGACATACTAATCTTGGCGGCGTTGGTGGCGTTAGAGTTCCAATATCAGGTATGGCTGGAGATCAACAATGTGCATTATTTGGACAAACTTGTTTCGAAAAAGGTAGTGCTAAAAACACTTACGGAACTGGATGTTTCTTACTAATGAACACTGGTGAAGATATGGTTCTTAGTAAAAATGGTCTTGTAACTACAATTGCTGTTGGTATAAATGATAAAATTGAATATGCATTAGAAGGTTCAGTATTCGTAGGTGGAGCTGTAATTCAATGGATAAGAGATGAACTTCAATTCATTCATGATGCGGCAGATTCAGAATACTTTGCTAAAAAAGTAGAAGATAATGGTGGCGTTTATGTAGTACCAGCATTCGTTGGATTAGGAGCACCATATTGGGATATGTATGCTAGAGGAGCTATCTTTGGATTAACTAGAGGAGCTAATAGAAATCATATAATTAGAGCAGCATTAGAATCAATAGCTTACCAAACTAATGATTTATTAACTGCTATGGCAGAAGATGCTGGATGTAAATTAGCATCACTTAGAGTTGATGGTGGAGCTAGTAGAAATGATTTATTAATGCAATTCCAAGCAGATATTTCAAATACTCAAGTTCTTAGACCAATTATAACTGAAACTACAGCTTTAGGAGCTGCTTACTTAGCAGGTCTTGCAGTTGGATTCTGGGAATCTAAAGAAGAAATTGCAACTAAATGGGCTGTTAGCAAGAGCTATGGACCAACTTTTGAAAGCGCTAAGAGAGAAAAGCTAAACAAAGGATGGAAAAATGCAGTTTCAAGAGTTAAAGGTTGGGCAGAATAGTAGACAAACTTAAACATTTATGTTATAATA
This genomic interval carries:
- a CDS encoding fused DSP-PTPase phosphatase/NAD kinase-like protein, with amino-acid sequence MYKKAKLKLYIPMLLLITIFSSFFLNFNIALAFNEPNNKSDVHIVVDNLRTNKIPSNFRTTSNLTNIKNNSSLNLKGLETLNTSGSQQFSKDNLDILTKSIDSKLPILVIDLRQESHGFVNQFPISFANEKNDANLGLSKSAVTFTEKKDLKSIKLNTPLTFYNHPEINVVPKEVLSEKQLTKAYSLNYSRVPVTDTKLPTNEMVDCFINIVKECSKENWLHFHCKAGFGRTTTFMIMYDMIKNYNNATSDEIIKRQFALANFDEKEIIEFSSSDRINFLNQFYNYCKDVNGNFDTTWSSWLNNSQKH
- a CDS encoding DUF554 domain-containing protein, translated to MFGTIVNCICIIVGCLIGLLLKGKLSDKIGSTIMNGLALCALYIGIAGSLKGDNTLQIIICIAIGSLIGEIIDIDKHLNYLGKIIESRLSYKSISKKENLGKVSIAEGFVTASLLFCVGAMAIVGALESGLKGDYTILFAKSVLDGVSAIVFTSSLGIGVMLSSIVVFIYQGIITILAGCISTLLNDVIIANMSVVGSILIIGLSFNILGVTKIRVANMIPAIFIPIIFGLF
- a CDS encoding rhodanese-like domain-containing protein, whose amino-acid sequence is MFENTNKKRSTIDVSEIDDLLGKIELIDIREPFEYRIGSIKTSKNIPMHDLLDNTDEYLEKNKEYYLICRSGARTASVCIDLREKGFDVINVYGGMVSYDGNQLND
- a CDS encoding metalloregulator ArsR/SmtB family transcription factor encodes the protein MNNFINLFKAIADETRVNILILLSKKNMCAKGIAKHLEISEAAVSQHIKILKESQLIIGYKIGYYIIYDLNEERINDAIKFLNLITNSDNISISLNYKDKNYKVGSLMCLSNCKNKKCSKTELVKEELTMKVCFPVKSNEGVNSAPYNHFGTAPLFIICDTETNEVKALNNGDLGHEHGKCQPIKALSGEIVDAVIVGGIGRGAITKLNSMGIKVFKAIEGNVNENLEAYKKGELTEFPTNHTCSHDGCGH
- a CDS encoding homoserine dehydrogenase yields the protein MKKVRIALLGLGNVGRGVCMILNSNKEEIMKRSGYEVEIAKILVRDVSKARGVEVSEELITTDFDEILNDDSIKIVLEIMGGIDPAKEYMIKCMNAGKHIVTANKMLIATHGDELFENADSNGVMFKYEASVAGGIPIINGIDESLTANKIKELYGIINGTTNYILTKMECDGFGFDEALKEAQEKGYAEADPTSDIDGYDAQYKLAILSSLAFGTKVDVDNVYREGITNIKPIDMEYAKEFKMVIKLLAIVKEVNGKLELRVHPTMIPKKHPLANVYDSFNAVFVKGNAVGDLMFYGRGAGDLPTGSAVVSDVISILRSNVDLENYNSVVKNNLWDREISDIKDVESKFYIRATVLDESGVLGEITAILGKHNVSLRSVIQKGEENGKGQVTIVLVTHKTTQAQIYSSCNEISNLSSVNKIDNIIRIEDFKE
- a CDS encoding glycerol-3-phosphate responsive antiterminator; the encoded protein is MNNIKELLEENPIIAAVKDMKQLNVALESSAEIIFVLFGDVMNIKEISELIVSKGKVGVIHIDLVEGFTNREVVIKFLKQETKFKGIISTKPQVVKIAKNYGLVAIQRVFIFDTLSLKNAENHLVVDCDALEVLPGVIPKVIEIISKKSNAPVVAGGLIETKEDVMLALSSGATCVSTTRNEIWNM
- the glpK gene encoding glycerol kinase GlpK, with product MGKYVVALDQGTTSSRAIIFDKEQNIVGVSQKEFTQIYPHEGWVEHNPLEIWSSQYGVLQEVLAKTNITADEISAIGITNQRETTIVWDKNTGEPVYNAIVWQCRRTAGIVDELKKDDEFAEYVKANTGLLLDAYFSGTKIKWILDNVEGAREKAEKGDLLFGTVDTWLVWKLTNGKVHVTDYTNASRTMLYNIKELRWDEKIINKLGIPTSMLPEVKNSSEVYGHTNLGGVGGVRVPISGMAGDQQCALFGQTCFEKGSAKNTYGTGCFLLMNTGEDMVLSKNGLVTTIAVGINDKIEYALEGSVFVGGAVIQWIRDELQFIHDAADSEYFAKKVEDNGGVYVVPAFVGLGAPYWDMYARGAIFGLTRGANRNHIIRAALESIAYQTNDLLTAMAEDAGCKLASLRVDGGASRNDLLMQFQADISNTQVLRPIITETTALGAAYLAGLAVGFWESKEEIATKWAVSKSYGPTFESAKREKLNKGWKNAVSRVKGWAE